The DNA sequence CTCTGGGAACGTTCTCGATCAAAGATGCCACTGCTCTTTTTTCCAGTTAGGAGTTCTAGCATTAAAACTCCAAAGCTGTAGACATCAGATTTTATTGAAAACAATCCCTCCATTGCATATTCTGGTGCCATATATCCGCTGTTGAAGAAAGTAAAATGCAGTTTAAATGCTACATGTAGCAGTAAAATTAAGTATGCTGCAGCCATAATTTATATCCCAAAGCCAAAATTTGTTAATTGCTTATACTAATCATTAAATCAAAGCTTGAGAATCGATGAAATGACTAACTATGTTCCAACGATTCTTTCAGTGCTAGCTTCAATTTGATTGCATCCAAAAATCCTAGCAGTGCCAAAGTCTGATATCTTTGGATTCATTTCATCATCTAACAGGACATTGCTTGCCTTCAAATCCCTATGAATGATTTTGAGCCGAGAATCCTCATGAAGATATAATAGGCCTCTCGCAATGCCATTAACAATGTTTGCACGTGTAGTCCAGTCCAGTACTTCTCTTGATTTTCTTGGATCTGCTTTCATTTGAAAATcaatcaaagaaaagaaaagaaaaaacatattTAGATAGTGATCGTTTGTGTGTTATATTTGATAAGCTAATAAAAACAGAGAAAGAAAATGACCAAAAAGGAAGGCATCAAGACTAGTATTGGCCAAATACTCATAGATAAGAAGTTTCTCATCTCCCTCCAAGCAGCATCCCAAGAGCCTCACAAGATTTTTGTGCTGAAGTTTTATTATTAACCTCACTTCAGTTTTGAATTCCTCTAGGCCTTGTCTCGATCTCATGGAAAGTCTTTTCACTGCAATTTCCTTTCCATCCATCAACTTTCCCTGTCATTTTATTACAATCAGTTATATGGTTGGatgattttttctttcttttttcttatgaattttctttgtttcatGCAAGGCCCGGCATTTTTCCCCAATCAATATTAAATAAGTAACTCATATAAAGCACTAAAAAGAACGTGAAAAAAGTGTTCTAACCTTATAAACTGGACCAAAACCACCTTCTCCAAGTTTGTTTGCATCAGAAAAGTTGTTTGTAGCAGCCATAATACTACTTAAATTGAAGTAATGCATTTCACCACTATGATCTTCATCAGTTCCATGAAACCCTCTCCCACTAAAACCGTCTGAATTTGGCAAAAGAATTCTTGTTGAATTATCCTTGTCTGGCAAGAAATCATATTAGGGGCTTAacagttttgatttttatttttattaaaaaaaaaaaggcatagGCGAACTGGAGTTTACCTCTATTTTTGTTTCTAATATATAAGCAATAGCATAAACCCAAAACAGCTGCAAATGCTGCAATGGAGGATACAGAGataattattttgtttgttgTTCCATTTCCTCCTTTTCCTGTGTCTGCACAATCATTGAACAaatttaagaataaaaaaaaaagaaacagatGTCTGAAATAAATTACTGAAACACTGCCTACTCTTTCCTTTCTAGacatattgtttttaaatttgGTGTCTTTTTAAGAGAGAACAGAGATTCTGGCTCAGATACTTTCGAAATATTCAACTCATATTATGTGATTCAAATACTTCGTAAAGCACAATTTTTTCTActctttattttcaaattaggatcaacTTAATGAATAGACCAAAGCAATAcagaatttaattattaaaaaacttgcaaattggaattatttaaacaatttttgTTTGCATCTAGTAAATGATTCTGTTTTGCTCACCTTTGTCACCAGGTTTCGGCTCTGGCGCTGAAGGTGGAGCTTGTGGGGGTAGCTCATAAAATGGATAGAGCTCATATCTTAGCTTGCAACTTGGTGCCAAAATCCGCCAGCCATTTTTACCAAGGCAAGAAGAATTCCTAATTTTCTCCATTAACTGCCCCAAGCAATGACTGCATTGTGCGGCATCGATGTCTCTAGTACACTGTACCAAACCGTATCTTTTTTCAGACTCATTATTATTTGGAGCAAAATTATTGGCCTTGAACATGGTATCCGAATTCGAAGCCTCGGTTATTATTGGATACATCAAAGAGAAAGCATCAACATCGGTTTGGGAAGTGTGGCCCTTAGTGTTGCATAGTCTTAAATTGGGAAGTATCTGCTCCTTTCCAAAGAAGTTTGTGCTAGAATATCGTACCATGCAGTGTTCGAACCATACGATTGCTGTTTTATTGGTTAAGCAATGGCTTTTCAATTCTTGAGTTGCGTTGATGACGCAGTTTTGACAAGCGTTAATAGACACATCACCTCGGCAGAGAAAAAGGCCATGTAACCCGTCGGATGATTCGTTGTAGAAGCTGTTGACAACCGCTTTAGAAGATAAAGTATCCAAAAGGATAGTGAGGTTTGATGAGAAACCAGGGTCTGATGTCTTATTTATTGGATCTGAACAAGAAGGGGGATAAAGTGGCTGGGAATTAGCCAAGTTAATGATGACAAAAATTGAGATAATGAAGGCCAAAACACTGCCACTGGGATTCTTGTACGGATACATAGCTATCAAATCATAACTTAATTCGGTTAGGACAAAGTTTCATGTCCATTGAACATAATATACTGTCATTTGAAAAAATGTAGCTTGCTTCTGTTGTTACGAAGGAAATGTGTTTATCCGATTTGActtattataatattagaaaGTGATAAAATAGGTGACGGGAGCAACTTTCTTTGGTCAAAGAAGGTGGCTATAATGGCCTAGGTGAATCACTAAATAGATATCCAGTGGGAAAAATGGATTATACAACAAACGAATGGTGAATCTGTACTTAAAAAAAAGGATGCATCTAGAAAGAGAAGTGTAAATTAAAGAGAATATCATTGCTATAGTTTTTAATTGATGTTCATTTCGATGTCAGCAAATGGCTACAGAGTCTATATGTGGTGGTAACATAGCGTGCCCATGGTCAATTATGTCCTACTATGTGGTGAATTAcactaaggtggcgtttggttggaggtaatgaaatgatatggaaatgaaataattttcattatattcctttgtttggttgcattttaaagtattggaatgacattccaatggaatgctctttctaccattttggtggaatggctattccattttaaaaaggaaggaatgaccattccaatgtaacaagaaaaaaagattaataatttttttatcaattttttttatgaattttaaattttattccattccattcatattcctattctcattcccattcctattcctatattttcattccttccaaccaaacgcctcctaaTGTATTGCTTCTAAATTCTAATAATAAAAGCTAGGAAAGGACTTGAGTCATCACCAAGGTCCTCTACCGtgcttttttaatatttatcttGGTTTATCCTCAAATTTTGACCTACGTCTCATGAAGTTGTCCAAAGCCAAAAGGCCATGAGTTTGACTCATTCTGCAAAGCACTTCTATACCTGTTCAAGTTTTGAAATGTTAGAAGCTGCACCAAATTTTGTGACAGCGccaacaatatatatatctattttttgACAACGTCAACAAATTTACTGGTGTTTCAACCAATAAAATCAACTGATCAATGTTTTCACGGGAACAATTCCAAGGGAGAAGGGTTTGTGTTTGAAACTGTTCACTCGTCCAGATCGGATCAAATGGTTTAAGGTTTTCAATGATTTCGTAATTTGACAATTTAGTGAAAGATGCCCAGGACACTTTTGGGAACGACATGTGGCACCCATTAAGCTAGAAAGTAAAGGGAATGGTCTGAGTGTGACTTTTTAGATGAGTAAACAtttcaataaaaattttaatgaaattaaacgtTTGAATGATACTTTACTTCCTTTCAAAAAGAAATTAGCATGAATATTCCAATTTGGAGAAAATgataaaaacttattttttttctttttcaatgaaACTCATAGGCTAGAATTAGGTATTTTTTAGgttgtattttaaaaatttattttagtcatatttattttgtgtagaattatgtttatttttttttttcttgttttagaTTTTATTGGTTAAATACATTATATGAGTTGAAATGAGAAAAATCATACTAAATAAgatgaatttaatattgatttTGCAAGTGTAAGATACAATAggtaaaaaatattaagttttgGATGCTTAACATGCTCCGTTTGTTATCGAAAATCAAGTCTAAAACTTCAAGTAAATTTTCAACTATGATGTGTTCACTTTCTGGAAGCATGttataaataaaagttttaaatctTTCTTTAAGCTTTTCATAACATCTTGAATGGTCCGATTCCGAGATACATTGAAagagttatgaccaaaatacaATCAGTCATCACAGTAAGCTTTCAGAGTGATCAAGAAAATGCTCCTCGTAGCGCCCCTTTGCGCGATTCTCTACCCAAAGTGTCATTTAGGGGCATTTTTGTCCCAAAATGaggaaaaattaggtttttaaTCTTTTGAGACTAAGAGGAAACTGACTTTGGATCAGATTGGAAAGGTAGAGACTAGATCGAGGAGACAAATCTagagttttttttcttcatattttctcttgaattttatgtttttctttgattatttttgttttatattaaataGCATGAACtgtagattattttttttaagattgttATGTGAATCACTTGAATTTCTTTTATGGATTAATTAatgtagatatttatttttttttcatctctTATTTGAATTCAATacaatatgatttattttacaATTATTGATTGATCACCTATAATTGTTATCTATGAATTCGAAATAAAATTctgaaaattaaaacttgaatatgCTTTGATTGTTATGGAtgcaaattaattttggacGAAAGTATGTAGATTACTTGTAGATATTGTGGACAATGTCCCAcatagaataaatggtagagaattgagccatatataagaacatgggttACTCCACTCatagccaattggttttgagatggaacctcatgattctcaacatggtatcagagccatttcCCTTGCGGGCAAGTGATCATATCCGATTCGCACCTATACAGATAGTGACCATGTCCACTCTGATACGGTTCAAGATTGATGGGCAAAAAATAGCCATACTCCACTCatagccaattggttttgagatggaaccccatgattctcaacagtAGATTTTGTGAGTTACTAACTTACTAtgcttattgttttttttttttttttttggcgatTAAACTTTGCTATAAAAATATGTGGAGTTTTCATATAGAATGAGTTTATAAGTCTTAACCAGATTATGAATTACTAAATTCAACTTGAAAATTGAATAGTACGAAGAAAAATTAGGtaattacattaaaaaataaaacaaatttcttaaatcattgaatttttgttttactttatttatttttctcaaactttatatttgattaaatagaattttttttaattaattggtaattaataattagttttttggtATGATACTTAATCTTATTAAGATTTATTACAAATTGTGATTGTATGACTTGCATAGCCATTTAATTTTCGCAACAGAAACAAacttagaaaattataaattcaaTGACAACAAATTAATATAAAGCATGTGTTGTAACTGTCAGTGAATCATACTGTATCTTCAACAAAGCAGACTAGCGAGGAGAAATTTCTGTGATTGATGCTTCATTCACAGATTCTCTCTGAGGCAGCTGATTGTGGTTCACACCTCCCGTGTTACTATGCATATAGAAAGCTGGCTGTGAGGGTACTGGGAGAGAAACAGAGTTGCTATTTAACATGAGAACAATATTATTCATGGTTGGTCTGTCAACTAAATTTGTTTGGACACACAATAGTCCTATGTGAATACATCTCATTATTTCACTTCCTCGTCTACCTCTCATCACTGGATCTATTATTTTTGTAGCATTTCCTTCCCTCCAATGTCTCCATGTCTGTAAGTTGTAACAACAATAttgatattaatttataaatatatataggtagTGTAGTACTCTTGATTCTTGGTAAATGGTACTTACATAAGTTAAAAGGTTTTCTGTACGCTCATGCTGTCcttcaaggacacaatttttCTGTCCGCTtattatttctaaaatcaatACTCCGAAACTAAATATATCAGATTTGACTGAATATTGTCCATGCATCACATATTCAGGGGCCATATATCCACTGAAACACAAAAGTTTAGTAATTAGTATgagtataattttttaataaataaaaaaaaaatctatagtTTTGCTAATTACTTAATTGCATCAAAACTTTAAGATTTAAGAAATTAATAGCTTTGCAATACACAATATGCTATTAGAAGGAAACTAATATAATAAGATGCattattagtaaaaaaaaaaaaacaataaataacaTTATTAGCTAGTTTTACTTACTATGTTCCGACTATTCGACTGGTACTGTCTTGAGTTTGATCAACAACAAAATGCCTTGCAGTTCCAAAATCAGATATCTTAGGATGCATTTCTTCATCTAAAAGGATGTTACTAGCTTTTAGATCTCGATGGATAATTTTCAAACGGGAATCTTCATGAAGGTAAAGAAGTCCTCGAGCCACACCTCCTATTATTTTGTAACGCCTATCCCAATCCAAATTCTCACGCTTCGTTGGATCTGCATATTCATATGTACAAGTATATGAATTTGCCAAGCATTAAACTTTAAATGaattgtataattatataatgtacatatttttacttatttcttgatttaattatattttggaGCACACTAATTATCATAGGAATGCAAGGTTACCAAATATGAAATGATCAAGACGTCCGTTTTTGACAAACTCATAGACAAGAAGCCTTTCCCTTGATTCCAAGCTGAAACCGAGAAGCCTAACAAGATTGCGGTGTTGCAGCTTGGCAACTAGCATTACCTCGTTCTTGAAATCAACATCACATTGGGCTGATTCTCCTGTCAATTTTTTCACTGCTATGTCTTGTCCATTACTAAATCTACCCTGAAAACACATTAATAGCAAAATTAACATTTATTGGAATGAATTGCCCGGATTTAAAAActacttatatattat is a window from the Cannabis sativa cultivar Pink pepper isolate KNU-18-1 chromosome 1, ASM2916894v1, whole genome shotgun sequence genome containing:
- the LOC115707460 gene encoding cysteine-rich receptor-like protein kinase 10 isoform X1, whose amino-acid sequence is MYPYKNPSGSVLAFIISIFVIINLANSQPLYPPSCSDPINKTSDPGFSSNLTILLDTLSSKAVVNSFYNESSDGLHGLFLCRGDVSINACQNCVINATQELKSHCLTNKTAIVWFEHCMVRYSSTNFFGKEQILPNLRLCNTKGHTSQTDVDAFSLMYPIITEASNSDTMFKANNFAPNNNESEKRYGLVQCTRDIDAAQCSHCLGQLMEKIRNSSCLGKNGWRILAPSCKLRYELYPFYELPPQAPPSAPEPKPGDKDTGKGGNGTTNKIIISVSSIAAFAAVLGLCYCLYIRNKNRDKDNSTRILLPNSDGFSGRGFHGTDEDHSGEMHYFNLSSIMAATNNFSDANKLGEGGFGPVYKGKLMDGKEIAVKRLSMRSRQGLEEFKTEVRLIIKLQHKNLVRLLGCCLEGDEKLLIYEYLANTSLDAFLFDPRKSREVLDWTTRANIVNGIARGLLYLHEDSRLKIIHRDLKASNVLLDDEMNPKISDFGTARIFGCNQIEASTERIVGTYGYMAPEYAMEGLFSIKSDVYSFGVLMLELLTGKKSSGIFDRERSQSLSSYAWQQWNEGKGEKIIDPNIVDACPTSEALRWIHIALLCVQEDPKERPNMSSVILMLGSKSVHLPPPSKPPFSSNRLFLSDPYSTTSVSGLQTSDQASTSVSCKFVEWSDHSTS
- the LOC115707460 gene encoding cysteine-rich receptor-like protein kinase 10 isoform X2 yields the protein MYPYKNPSGSVLAFIISIFVIINLANSQPLYPPSCSDPINKTSDPGFSSNLTILLDTLSSKAVVNSFYNESSDGLHGLFLCRGDVSINACQNCVINATQELKSHCLTNKTAIVWFEHCMVRYSSTNFFGKEQILPNLRLCNTKGHTSQTDVDAFSLMYPIITEASNSDTMFKANNFAPNNNESEKRYGLVQCTRDIDAAQCSHCLGQLMEKIRNSSCLGKNGWRILAPSCKLRYELYPFYELPPQAPPSAPEPKPGDKDTGKGGNGTTNKIIISVSSIAAFAAVLGLCYCLYIRNKNRDGFSGRGFHGTDEDHSGEMHYFNLSSIMAATNNFSDANKLGEGGFGPVYKGKLMDGKEIAVKRLSMRSRQGLEEFKTEVRLIIKLQHKNLVRLLGCCLEGDEKLLIYEYLANTSLDAFLFDPRKSREVLDWTTRANIVNGIARGLLYLHEDSRLKIIHRDLKASNVLLDDEMNPKISDFGTARIFGCNQIEASTERIVGTYGYMAPEYAMEGLFSIKSDVYSFGVLMLELLTGKKSSGIFDRERSQSLSSYAWQQWNEGKGEKIIDPNIVDACPTSEALRWIHIALLCVQEDPKERPNMSSVILMLGSKSVHLPPPSKPPFSSNRLFLSDPYSTTSVSGLQTSDQASTSVSCKFVEWSDHSTS